TACAGCTCTTCAAGGTCTTACCTGGTATATATCTGATATGGCAACTAAGACTGAAGCTGCCAAATGGTTAGTATACTACGCAGCACACCTAAAGGCAACTGGACAGAATCACACTAAGGAAGCGGCTATGGCTAAATTAAATGCAGCAGAAACAGCAAGACATGTTACGAACCTAGCATTACAGATTCATGGAGGCTATGGCTACATGAAGGACTATCCACTAGAAAGAATGTATCGTGATGCAAAGATTACTGAAATCTATGAAGGTACTTCTGAAATTCATAAACTAGTAATTTCAAGAGCAGTATTACGTTAGGAGGAGAAAAATGAATATTATTGTATGTTTAAAACAAGTTCCAGATACAAACGAAGTTAGAATTAATCAAGAGACAGGAACACTTATAAGAGATGGTGTGCCTAGTATTATTAATCCAGATGATAAAAATGCTCTCGAGGCAGCTCTTGCAATCAAAGATGAAAGAGGTGCAAAGGTTACTGTACTAAGTATGGGCCCTCCACAGGCAAAAGATGCATTAAAAGAAGCACTTGCTATGGGTGCTGATGAAGCCATCCTTGTTAGTGATAGAGCTTTTGGTGGTTCCGACACATGGGCTACTGCTACTATTCTTGCAGCAGCTATTGAAAAGATTGGCAGTTATGACATTATACTTTGTGGAAGACAGGCTATTGATGGTGATACAGCACAGGTTGGTCCAGAGATTGCTGAATTTTTAGGAGTTCCACAAATCACATATGCGAAGGAAATCAAGGTGGGAGAGGATAAATTAACAGTAACAAGATATACAGAAACAGGAGACTATATAATAGAATCTAAATTACCTGTACTTTTGACAGCTATTAAAGAGTTAAATGTTCCAAGATACCCAAGTGTACGGGGAATTTTTAAGGCTTATGCAACTGATGTAGATGAAATCAAAGTTTGGAGTA
This is a stretch of genomic DNA from Alkaliphilus flagellatus. It encodes these proteins:
- a CDS encoding electron transfer flavoprotein subunit beta/FixA family protein, which codes for MNIIVCLKQVPDTNEVRINQETGTLIRDGVPSIINPDDKNALEAALAIKDERGAKVTVLSMGPPQAKDALKEALAMGADEAILVSDRAFGGSDTWATATILAAAIEKIGSYDIILCGRQAIDGDTAQVGPEIAEFLGVPQITYAKEIKVGEDKLTVTRYTETGDYIIESKLPVLLTAIKELNVPRYPSVRGIFKAYATDVDEIKVWSSNDLEVDHTQIGLKGSPTNVYKSFVPTKSKTAEIIEGINGKEKATILISKLVNLKLI